The DNA window AGCCCGCCGCGCCGGCTGGCAATCAGCGCGCATCCGGCGCTGAGCGCCTCGACGGCCGTGCGCGGAAAGGCATCCTCGCAGTTCGACGGCACGGCCGAGATCGCGGCGCGGGCAAGATGCTGCATCACCTCCTCGTTCGGCCGAAAGCCGATGGCGTGGATGCGGTCGCAGGAGGACGCGGCCTTCGCCACTGCCTTCTCGAAGTCGGAAAGCTCGCTCGTCCCCTCGAACCATGACGCGCCAATCAATGTCGCGCTCCAGTCCGGATGACGCGGCAGGACCTCGGCCAGCGCCTCGGTGAATTCCAGGACGCCCTTTTCCGGCACGACACGGCCGACGAAAACGACCTCCTTCGCCTTCTTCGCCGGAAAATCGCCCTCATGCGGCATGCCGCTGTGGATGACGAAGACCCGCGCCGCATCCGCTGCATCAAGGCCCTCGATAAAACGGCCGCGCACGAATTCGCTGACGCAGTAGACCCGGTTGAGGCTCGCCATCAGCCGCCGGCGTTCACCCGCTTCCCGCGCGCCCTTCACCGTGAAGGGGTCGTTGCCGATATAGACCGTCACCGGCACTTGGCGCAGCTTCCTTGCAAGCCAGAGCGCGATCAGAGGCCGATTGAAAACCTCGATCATATCCGGCGGCGCCTTGCGCACGGCGTCGAGATAGGCGCGCGCGAAACCCATGTTGCGCCCGAACAGCCGGTGCCAGCGGTTCATCCTGACGGGCTGGAAGGCCACGCCCTCGAAGGGTTTGTCGGTCGGAATGCCGAAGACGGTGATCGCCTCGCGATACCGGCTGACGCGAACCGTCTGCACGAT is part of the Hartmannibacter diazotrophicus genome and encodes:
- a CDS encoding glycosyltransferase family 4 protein, with translation MRSGPRIHCLLHPKERFSASGAGAFALNIVQTVRVSRYREAITVFGIPTDKPFEGVAFQPVRMNRWHRLFGRNMGFARAYLDAVRKAPPDMIEVFNRPLIALWLARKLRQVPVTVYIGNDPFTVKGAREAGERRRLMASLNRVYCVSEFVRGRFIEGLDAADAARVFVIHSGMPHEGDFPAKKAKEVVFVGRVVPEKGVLEFTEALAEVLPRHPDWSATLIGASWFEGTSELSDFEKAVAKAASSCDRIHAIGFRPNEEVMQHLARAAISAVPSNCEDAFPRTAVEALSAGCALIASRRGGLAEIGEHRARFVDAVTKDDLAAALEDLIGDDEKREALRRRAWNDFPFTLEAVTKTWDDLRADILRAR